A portion of the Lolium rigidum isolate FL_2022 chromosome 1, APGP_CSIRO_Lrig_0.1, whole genome shotgun sequence genome contains these proteins:
- the LOC124683700 gene encoding cytokinin dehydrogenase 10-like, whose amino-acid sequence MPIARIATFLVVTSFLSTASHLGVPVSCALDDDLSTLDILSKIRNDQSSIVRASSDFGHIVDAVPSGVFHPVSPSDIAALIRLSLFQQTPFTVAPRGKGHSSRGQALASGGIVVDMSSLTRGDHDHRVTVSVDGMYVDVGGEQLWIDVLRATLEHGLTPRVWTDYLRITVGGTLSNAGIGGQVFRHGPQISNVQELDVVTGTGDMITCSPIKSSDLFYAALGGLGQFGVITRARIGLERAPKRVKWVRLAYTDVHSFTADQELLISMGSGFDYVEGQVQLNRTLTEGRRSSSFFSAAKLARLTELAVDTGSAAIYYIEGAMYYDDHSAADIDQKLEALLEELSFVPGFVFVRDVLYVQFLDRVGQEEQKLRSAGLWDVPHPWLNLFVPGSRIHDFAAGVFHGILRDTKPVGLILMYPMNRDKWDDRMTTVTPPGEDVFYTVGLLRSAVNAGDLERLERENEAVLEFCDRADIGCKQYLPHHASQDGWRRHFGAKWGRIAELKAKYDPRAILSPGQGIFPFPAAASGATPATIAAS is encoded by the exons ATGCCGATAGCTCGTATAGCCACATTTCTCGTGGTCACCAGCTTTCTCTCCACCGCCAGCCATCTCGGAGTGCCTGTATCTTGCGCTCTTGATGATGATCTCTCCACCCTCGATATATTGTCCAAAATCCGCAATGACCAGAGCTCGATAGTCAGGGCCTCTTCGGACTTTGGCCACATTGTGGACGCCGTCCCAAGCGGGGTTTTCCACCCGGTCTCGCCCTCTGACATAGCTGCCCTAATCCGCCTCTCGCTTTTCCAGCAAACACCCTTCACGGTGGCACCACGTGGGAAAGGGCACTCGTCTCGAGGACAAGCCCTCGCCTCGGGCGGcattgtggtcgacatgtcctcgCTGACACGTGGTGATCATGATCACCGTGTAACCGTGTCCGTCGACGGAATGTACGTGGACGTCGGTGGTGAGCAGCTGTGGATCGACGTCCTTCGTGCCACGCTGGAGCACGGCCTCACGCCACGCGTGTGGACCGACTACCTCCGCATCACCGTCGGCGGCACTCTCTCCAATGCTGGCATTGGTGGGCAGGTGTTCCGCCACGGCCCGCAGATCTCCAATGTGCAGGAGCTCGACGTGGTCACGG GCACGGGAGACATGATCACTTGCTCCCCGATTAAGAGCTCGGACCTGTTCTATGCGGCGTTGGGCGGGCTGGGCCAGTTCGGGGTGATAACCAGGGCCCGGATCGGGCTTGAACGGGCTCCAAAACGGGTCAAGTGGGTCCGTCTTGCCTACACAGATGTGCACTCGTTCACTGCTGACCAAGAGCTGCTCATATCAATGGGATCTGGGTTCGATTACGTTGAGGGGCAGGTCCAGCTGAACCGCACCCTGACGGAgggccggaggtcgtcctccttcttctccgctgcAAAGCTTGCTCGTCTTACAGAGCTCGCAGTGGATACTGGATCAGCGGCGATCTACTACATCGAAGGCGCAATGTACTATGACGACCACTCTGCAGCGGACATTGATCAG AAGCTTGAGGCGCTGCTGGAGGAGCTGAGCTTCGTTCCGGGGTTCGTGTTCGTGAGGGACGTGTTGTACGTGCAGTTCCTCGACCGCGTCGGGCAGGAGGAGCAGAAGCTCAGGTCAGCCGGCTTGTGGGACGTGCCGCACCCGTGGCTCAACCTCTTCGTCCCAGGCTCACGCATCCACGACTTCGCCGCCGGCGTGTTCCACGGCATCCTCAGGGACACCAAGCCTGTTGGGCTCATCCTCATGTACCCCATGAACAGGGACAAGTGGGACGACCGGATGACGACCGTGACGCCGCCTGGCGAGGACGTGTTCTACACGGTCGGGCTGCTCCGATCAGCGGTGAACGCCGGTGACCTGGAGCGGCTGGAGAGGGAGAACGAGGCGGTGCTGGAGTTCTGTGACCGGGCCGACATCGGTTGCAAGCAGTACCTGCCGCACCATGCGTCGCAGGACGGGTGGAGGCGGCATTTCGGAGCGAAATGGGGCAGGATCGCTGagctcaaggccaagtacgacccgCGGGCAATACTGTCTCCCGGGCAGGGAATCTTCCCGTTCCCGGCCGCGGCGagcggcgcaacaccagcgaCGATCGCCGCGTCCTGA